The nucleotide sequence GTTCGATATGTACAATATTGTTTTACATTTGTTTTTTCATTACTGTTCCGTGAAATTCCTCAGCTAAAGCTGAGCAATCCGTGGAACAATGATGTTTTACAAAAGAATCATCTGTGCTAAATCTGTGAAATCCGTGAAATCTGTGCGAGACATTTAAAACAGCAAAGCTGTTTATTTGTTTAATTTTTTAAAGATTTGTAAGATTTCTGTAGCGTAAGCTATATTTTTATTACATCAAACTCACGTTAATTTACTAATTGAATGCTTAGTTCTTTCAGTTGTGCCTCATCAATAGGCGAAGGGGCATCAATCATCACATCGCGACCGCTGTTGTTTTTAGGAAAAGCGATAAAGTCGCGGATAGTTTCTTGTCCGCCGAGCAGTGCTACTAATCGGTCGAAGCCAAAAGCCAAGCCACCGTGAGGAGGAGCGCCGTATTTGAAGGCGTTCATCAAGAAGCCAAATTGTGCTTGTGCCTGCTCAGGGGTAAAGCCCAATAGCTGGAACATCTTGGCTTGTAACTCTTGGTTGAAGATACGTATAGAACCCCCACCTACTTCATTACCGTTGAGCACGAGGTCGTAAGCATTGGCGCGTACCTCACCAGGGTTGCTATCAAGTAACGGAATATCCTCAGGTTTAGGCGAGGTGAAAGGGTGGTGCATCGCAAAGAAGCGTTCTTCTTCTTCGCTCCACTCCAAAAGAGGAAAATCTACGACCCAAAGTGGTGCATATTCATCGGGGTTGCGCAAGCCGAGACGCTCAGCGAGTTCCATACGGAGGGCGCTGAGTTGCCCACGTACTTTATTTGCCTTACCTGAAAGGATACAGATAAGGTCGCCTGCTTTGGCACCAGTGCGCTCTGCCCACGCCTTGAGGTCGTCCTCGTTATAGAATTTATCTACTGATGATTTGAAGCTACCATCTTCATTGCATTTTACATATACCATTCCGGAAGCGCCTACTTGCGGACGTTTTACCCATTCTACCAAAGCATCAATCTCTTTGCGGGTGTAGCTGTTGGCACCAGGTACGGCAATCCCTACTACCAATTCGGCTTCGTTGAACACCTTGAAATCGCGGTGTTGCGCAAGGTCGTTGAGTTCGCCGAACTTCATACCAAAACGGATATCGGGTTTGTCGTTGCCATAAGTTTTCATCGCCTCGGCGTAGGTCATACGAGGGAAAGCCCCAAAGTCTAAGCCTTTGAGTTCTTTGAGGAGGTGTTTTGCCAAACCTTCAAAAGTACTGATAACGTCCTCTTGTTCTACAAACGACATTTCGCAGTCTATTTGGGTAAACTCCGGCTGACGGTCGGCGCGAAGGTCTTCATCACGGAAGCACTTTACGATTTGGAAGTACTTGTCTAATCCGCCTACCATTAGCAGCTGCTTAAAGGTTTGCGGTGATTGAGGGAGTGCGTAGAACTCACCTGGGTTCATACGGCTAGGTACCACAAAATCGCGTGCGCCTTCGGGTGTTGATTTGATAAGCACGGGCGTTTCTACCTCTATAAAGCCTTGTCCAGAGAGGTAGTTGCGCACCATTATCCCCACTTTGTGGCGGAAAATAAGATTATCGCGCACAGGGGTACGACGTATATCGAGATAGCGGTACTTCATACGGAGGTCTTCACCGCCATCGGTATTATCTTCAATAGTAAAAGGAGGGAGTTCGGAATGGTTAAGCAAGGTGAGTGCTGTAACGAGGATTTCCACCTCTCCGGTAGGAATATTTGCGTTGGCTGCCTCGCGCTTGATCACAATACCTTGAATTTGAATCACGTCCTCACGAGAGAGGGTTTTAGCTTGCTCGAAGACTGTTTTATCAGTGCGTTCTTCATCAAAAATAAGCTGGGTGATGCCATAGCGGTCGCGTAGGTCTACCCAAATCATAAATCCCTTGTTGCGGATGCGTTGTACCCATCCGCTGAGGGTTACTTGTTGTTTTTCGTGAGAGAGTCGTAGCTCTCCACAAGTATGCGTTCTGTACATTTATTTTAATTATGAATTAGTGCTATTTTTTAAATAATTCGGAGTGGGAACCTACTCTTACCAAGTAAATTTCATTTTGTTCCTCATCATATTGCAACCAAATTATCAATAAATCAGGTAGGATATGACACTCTAAATGACCTTTATAATTACCTGTAAGTTTGTGGGGTCTCATATAATCAGGTAGAGCCTCAACTCCTCCTTTTTTTAACAATGTGATAGTGTCAGTAATCTTCTTTACTTTGGTCTCATCATTAAGGAATTTTTTAAAATCCTTTTTAAAAAGTCCTGTATAGTATATTTCATATTTAAATGTTTCTTCTTCCATAGTTAGTTTTTAAGAGATTCTATTAATTCCTCTACGGTTGCATAGCTCTTTTTGTTTTTTTCTTTAGCCATAGTTTCGGCTTCTTTCATAGCTTGTAGAGTAAGATCATTAGGGATATAGCTCTCTTCTTGAGGGGGGGTGTATTCAAAATCAATGTTCATTTCTTTGAATAGGGTAGTTAGTACATTGATTTGATTTTGAGTTTTAGGATAAACTAATAGACACATAATATTCAATTTTTAAGGTTTTTACTTTTGATACTCTTCTATACGCCTACTCGCTGACTTCCTCTAAAGGGGGAAATGCGACGCAAAAGCGATAACATTCTGTTAATCAGAGATTATTATTTTTCAACTCTTGATTCATATTAATAATAGCTGATTTCGTAAATAGTAGAGGCGTCTTGTTTGGTAAACACTATTTCTTTTCTTTCCAAATACTTTCTCTTGCCACTTTCTTCTTTATAAGAAAAGGTATAAATTCTCTCTTGTTCGTATTTTACATCAATAGGTTTGCCTTTAGAATCTTTGGTGATGTGCTCTTTATGGGTGATACTAAACTTATAAGTGCCATTGGTATTAGTGAACTCTTTGTAAGTCATATTTTTGACAGTACCTGCCTTTATTTTAGTAATTAGAGCTTCTAATTTTTCTATGTCTTCATCTGAAATTGCACCAGAAGAGATACTTACTCCGTTATCATCACCAGAACGATTTTCTACTATACGACTTACATAGCCGTCTTTATCGTAAGCATAAGTAAATTTTATAAGTGAGGCATACGATGCGTTTTCCTTTTTGTACGTATAAGATTTAGAGATAGACTCCAATAGATTTTTAGTGGGGACACCTACCGGAAGTGCATTTAGCAAATAAAAATAGGTGGTATAGACATCTATTTCACCTCTTTCTTCGTTGTTGAAGATAAAAAAGCGATTCTTATTTTCGTTAGGATAGTAAGAAAATTTCATTTCGTTAGTTTCTTTTGTTCCTTCCCAAGAAGTAGAGGTATAAGTTTCAGCAGTTAGGTTGCCATCTTTCCAAATAAAGTTACTATTATCAATTTTAGACAACTGACCTTTTTCGTCATAGCTGAAATAATTATGTCCGCCAGTCTCTTTTAAGTAACCTTTCTCATCTAAAGGAAATTCAAAATTTTGTTTTCCACTATTTGCTATAATTTTTCCTTGAGAATAACTAAATTCATAGGTTACTTGTTCACCTCCTTTATCAGAAGTGAATTTTGAAATGCGCCCTTGTGCGTCATATTCATAAGCAAAGACTCCATTTTCTAAAGTATATATAAACTTAGGTTCACCATTTAGAAAATAGGTTGGGTCGATATTAGGGTTCTTTTTTCTATTTAAATAGGTAATCTTTACCTCTTTAATTCTCTTTACCTTTGTGGTTTTAGGAGGGGTAGGGTTATCAGGTATTGGATTATCAGGTGTTGGGTTGTCGTCGCTCTTTCCACAAGAAACTAAAGTAAGGATGGCAGTTGCTACTAAAAATAAGGCTTTTTTCATTGTTGATAATTTTAAATAATTCATTACTATATCATAGGGAATCCAACTTTGCCAAAGTGTGCGAGCCGTACGGGCAGAAAACCTTGGCAAAGTGTAGTAACACACTCATTGGCTAATTTACTAATTTTCAAATTTGCTAATTAAGCAAAAATTCGTCTTCCTCATTGCTTTCAATGCCTAAGGCTTCGTATATGTATTTGAAGGTGGAGAGCAATTTAGGTTTGCCATCTATGAGGGCTACATCGTGTTCAAAGTGGGCAGAAGGCTTGCCGTCGGCGGTGAGGATTGTCCAGCCGTCTTTGAGTTGGCGTATGCTCTTGGTACCCATATTAATCATAGGCTCTATGGCTACTACCATTCCGTCTTTAAACTTTTTACCACTACCGCGTCTGCCGTAGTTAGGCATTTCGGGGTCTTCGTGCATTTTGCGCCCTACGCCGTGTCCTACGAGTTCGCGCACTACTCCATAGCCGTGTGCCTCACAGTGTTGTTGTATAGCGTGCCCTACATCACCTACTCGGTTACCCGCACGAAACTGATGGATACCTATGTACAGCGATTCTTTGGTTACGCGCAATAGTTCTTTTACTTCGGGGGCTACTTCGCCTACTTCAAAAGTATAAGCGTGGTCGCCATAGTAACCGTTTTTCAATGCTCCGCAATCTATTGAGATGATGTCGCCTTCTTGTAACGGACGGTCGTTAGGGATGCCGTGTACTACTTGCGCATTAGGACTCATACATAGGGTGTTAGGGAAGCCATACAAACCCAAAAATCCTGGGATAGCCCCTTGACTGCGGATGTACTCTTCGGCGATTTTATCGAGATATAGGGTGGTTACCCCTGGTTTTACTTCTTTTGCCATTATACCCAAAGTGCGTGATACCACTTGGGCTGCTTGGTGTAGTAGTTCTATTTCTTCGGCTGTTCTAATGTGAATCATTTGTAATAACGAATTACGAAAGACGAATTACGAAAGTTTTGTCATTCGTAACTCGTCATTCGTAATTAGATTTCTATTTTTTGAATTGTTTTAGTAAATTGGTTGTAGAGCTGTCGTGAGCAGAAAGTTCGGTAGCGGCGATGTCTTTAAGGATTTTGCTTGCCAACTGTTTGCCGAGCTCTACGCCCCATTGGTCATAGCTGTAGATGTTCCAAATCACACCTTCTACAAATATCTTGTGCTCATACATTGCGATAAGACTACCCAAACTTTCAGGGGTGAGTTTATCGATGAGGATAGAGGTTGTAGGGCGGTTCCCTGTAAACACTTTGAAAGGTACTAAAGCTTCGTTTACCTTGTCACCCATTTCTTTGCGTACTTCGGCTTCGGTTTTACCTTTGAGGAGGGCTTCGGTTTGTGCAAAGAAGTTAGCCATTAGCTTGTTGTGGTGGTCGGTATTGCCGTGCAATGAGTGTTTAAAGCCAATGAAATCAGTAGGTATCAATTTAGTACCTTGGTGGATGAGCTGGAAGAACGCGTGTTGAGAGTTGGTTCCTGGTTCACCCCAGATAATTACTCCAGTTTGATAAGGGATAGGATTGCCATCACGATCGGTTTGTTTACCGTTACTTTCCATTATACCTTGTTGTAGGTACGCCGCCAAGCGGTGCAAATACTGAGTATAAGGAATGATCGCTTGACTTTCGGCTCCGTAGAAGTTGTTGTACCACACACTTAGCAATGCCAAGACTACCGGAATATTCTTCTCAAAAGGAGCAGTGCGGAAATGCTCGTCCATAGCGTGAGCCCCTTTGAGCAACTTATCAAAATTGTCATAACCTACTGATAGGGCAATGCTGAGACCTACGGCACTCCACAACGAAAAGCGTCCACCTACCCAGTCCCACATAGGGAATACGTTATCAGGGTCGATACCGAATTTATCGATTTCTTGCAAGTTAGTCGATACCGCTACAAAGTGTTTAGCAATATCTTTTTCTGAACCCGATTTCAGGAACCATTCTTTTACAGTAAGTGCATTAGAAAGGGTTTCCAATGTGGTAAAAGTCTTAGATACAATCACTATCAAAGTAGTTTCTGGGTTAAGGTGCTTAATAGTTTCAAGCACGTGGTCACCATCTACATTGCTGATGAAGTGTACGTTGAGGTGATTCTTATAGAATTTAAGCGCCTCAGTTACCATTGCCGGACCTAAGTCAGACCCACCAATACCAATATTCACCACATCGGTAAAGGCTTTACCAGTATAGCCTTTGCGTTTGCCACTGATGACTTCTTCGCTGAACTGTTTGATTTTATGTTTTACAGCCGCTACTTCGGGCATTACATTCTTCCCATCTACGTTTATCACGCTGTTTTCGGGCGCGCGAAGGGCAGTGTGCAAAACCGCGCGTTTTTCGGTGTTGTTGATAAGGTCGCCACCGAAGTATTTGCCAATAGCGTCCTTTAAACCACATTCCTCGGCGAGTTGCACAAGGAGTTTAAGAGTTTCTTCGTCTATGCGGTTTTTAGAATAATCTACATAGAAGTCGTGCCATTTGATGGCGAATTTCTCCGCGCGAGTGGGGTCTTTCTCAAATAGAGAAAGCATATGGCGGTCTTTTACTTCCGCAAAATGTTTTTGCAATGCTTTCCACGCATTGGTTTGTGTTGGATTACTGTTTTTTAACATTTTTATTTATATATGTTTAATGTTGTTATTCTTTTTATAGTCAATCACAAATTAGTCTGTAAATTTTGCACCTTTCACTTTGCCAAAGTTTGAAACTTTGGCAAAGTTAATTATCTTAATAATCAGTTGAATTCTCTATTTGTTTAATTATAATCTATGTAATAGCAACTAACATCTGTCTTTTCAGGGTGCAAAACTACAAGATAATGATGCCTCACCATTGGCTAATTTACTAATTGACAAATTACTTAATGAAACTTACTTTTTCAGTCTTTTAAACACAAAACGGGTGATAAAAATACCAGTAGAATCATTGCTTCCTGCATTGCTCTCTACTCCACTGGTAACAAAAGCAAGTTCCCAGCCTTCTTCACTCATAGTGTTCAACTTAGAAGTGATAAGAGCATCGTTGGCAGCGATGTTCTGAAAACGAATCCCCCCGAGATTAAAGAAGTTGAGGAGTTTGGTCTCATCAAAGCCCCTTACGCGAATCTCATCACGGTCGCTTTTGTTGCGTTCGTCTCCTTCTTCCGAGCGCGTAGTGGTAAATTCTTTATAATTGCGTGTTTCATTAGCCGAGATAAGTCGCGAGCGTCCTGCTCCCGAAGGTACCACCGATTCAATAGCGGTTACTACCTTAAATTCATACACTTGTGCTGAGGCGGTAAAGCCCACAAGAGCCAATAGATAAAAAATAAACTTTTTCATTGAAATAATATTTTAAACGTTTTTCTGATATTTAAACTAATCAAACCATTTTCTCTTCTTATTCTTCATTTTCGACAGAGCTCCCATTGATAAAAACTTCATAACTATCAAGTCTCGCTTTATCTATTTTGTAATTCTCTTCGTCTTCCTTAATAATGATAATACTATCAAATCCTAATTCATTCATCTTCTGAATAGTTAAAAGTTCTCCTTCTTTTACTTGAAAAACTTTTCTTAATAACCAATCTGAAAGAGCTTTATTAGGATTTGTCATTAATGCTTTTGAGTTATCTTGGCAAACTTTTGCACTGAGAATCTCTCCTGTGGGGACTTTAAGTTTAAACTGTACATCTCTTTTAGGAAAGAAATTAGGAAACTGTTTATGAATTTCAATTGGTATAGGGATATATATTTCTCCTAAATCTCTTTTTCTCCCTCCAGCATTCCACTGATTGAGTCCACTTTTCTCAAAGACATACTTTCTCTTTTGCTTTCTGCCGTACAAAGGAAGTATCACATAGTTTATACCTTTAATTAATTTATCTTTAGCAGGTTTAAAAACTTTATCTCCAAATAATTCTAAAAGTAATTGATAAGGGTCTTCTATAATTTCTACTGGCAAATGAAAAGCATTTTGCGGAATATAAAATTTCCTAAAAAGAGTACTTTTCGAGTAATTAAAATTATACTGATTTTTACCATCATCAAATTGTAGACTTGCCTTGGTATCTTTTATAGAATGAATATTATTTATATCTATCTTATCGTAGTCTGTCTCAAACAGAATTAATTCCTTTTCTCGTCTCGCTACTATATGATATAGTGAGTTATTAATGTTATAAAGTCTATTGGCTAAATCTATTCTTTCATTACGAAATTTTGCAAGTTTTAGTGCTAATTCTTTTCCTTTCAAAGGTTTTAATATTGTTGATAAAGAATTAAATTCAGCCACTTTTTCTATACTACTATTTGAAGGACAAGTAAATGTTTTTAATCCTACTCCAATAGATTCGTAATTTGCATCAAAAGCAGTGTCTGAACGAGAAAGATTTTCAGCATCAAAACTTTTACAAAAAACATTTTCAACTACCCTATAATTAATATAGGGAATTATACTTTCACTGAAAAGTCCTGATAACTTAGAAACCGCAGAAAGTAATTTCAAGTAATCACCATTCTTTTCTTTATCTATTTTAGCAAATGACTTCATAACACTTTCAAAATTTGTTCACTTACTCTTTGAATTAAAGGCATTGTCACAGAGTTCCCTGCCTGCATATATAATTTTGATATAGCTATTTCTTTAGAAAGTATAAAGCCTTTTGGATAACCTTGAAAATTAAAACATTCTCGTGGGGTTAACTTCCTAATACCAAAATTATCTTTAATAATCGGTACATTATGTCCCCCTGTACCCATATTAGCTGTTAAAGTAGGACAAACATTGTTCTTATTTTCTCGAACATACACACGCCTCCATTGATAAATAGTATCTTTACGTGTTACTATTTTAATAAGTTCTGGACTGTATTTGTGAGATAGCTGATAATAAAAATAATCATTCTGTTTTCCTTTCTCTAAAAAGCTATGAATCGTTTTAGTAAGTTTAATTTTTTCAGGAAATTGGAACTCTTTATAATTAGGAACTTGTTTAGGATCAAAAGCTACTATAAAAATACGCTCTCTATTTTGTGGAATATTAGCATATTCCATTGTATTGAGGACTTTATAAAATATCTTGTAACCTAATTTCTCTTCTAAGATATTCGTTATTACCTTAAATGTTTTACCCTTATCGTGACTCACTAAGTTCTTTACATTTTCTAAAAAAATAACCTTAGGACGATGCTTCCTTACTATTTCTTCTATCTCAAAAAAAAGTGTTCCCCTAATATCTTCAAAACCTTTTTGATATCCAGCTATAGAAAATGCTTGACAAGGAAATCCTGCGCAAAGTATATCAAATTCATTAGGAATATTATCTTTCGTTTCTTGTAAAGTAATATCGCCAAAAGGAACTTCTCCATAGTTTAGCTTATAGGTTTGCTGAGCGAACTTGTCCCATTCTGACGAAAAGACACATTCAGCCCCTATATTCTGCAAAGCATAGCGGAAGCCCCCTACCCCTGCAAATAAATCTATGAATTTAACGCTTTTTCCCATATCCAAAAACTCTTATTTTTCTCTCTAAAGTCCTAAATAACCCTTTCTCAAAGGCGTATCCTTGATTCTCTTTTAATTTTAAAAACTAATTAGTTCCTATTTTGGAAGTACAGCATCACTCGTTTACATCAAGTTCTCATTAAAAACAATTAAAATTGCTTTATATAATCGCCTATGTAACTCGTACTTACCCGTCGTGCTACGACCTTCTATTCTAATAAAAATTCGTACTTCTGCTCAATTAACCATTAATCACTAATCATTAACCATTGTTACGACACCGTTTGCTTTTGTACATTCGTTACCTCCTCTTCCATTTCAATAGGGGTCGCTTTTAGCGCATCAAGCTGTTCTTTTAGTGGCGCAATCTCCTTCAAATATTTAGCTTTAAGTCGCGCATCAATAGGCACCGATTCTGGTAACTTCTCTCTGAGTGGGTCTACTTGTCTTCCATTCTTCCAGAAACGATAGCACACGTGAGGACCTGTTGCCAAGCCGGTACTTCCCACAAGTCCAATCACCTGTCCTTGCGATACGTGTTGTCCTCTGCGTGCCAATATTCTCGACATATGCAAGTACTGTGTTGTATACATATTGTTGTGGCGCACCTTCACGTAGTTACCATTACCCGAACTATAGCCCGCCTCAATCACCGTTCCTGATGCCGTCACCCGTATAGGCGTACCCGTAGGTGCTGCATAGTCGGTACCAAAATGTCCCTTCATACGGTGAAGCACAGGGTGAAAACGCATTCCAAATTTAGACGTAATGCGGAAGATATCCAAAGGCGATTTCAAAAACATTCGCTTCATCATATTCCCCTTTTCGTCGTAATAACCATTTGTGCCTTTTGCCGAATCGGTAGTGAAGTTAAAAGCGTAATAAGGTTTCCCTTGCCACTCAAAATAAGCCGCTTTCACTCTCTCAACTCCCGCAAAAATAGTGTCGTCCACATAACGTTCCTCATAAATAATCTTAAAATTATCACCTTTTTGCAAGCGGAAAAAGTCGATGGTGTAATCAAAAATCTGTCCCATTTGGTAGGTAGCATTCGCACTGATACCCGCCGCAAGCGCATCAACTGTAAGATTGCTGTTGATATTTCCTGCCAATGCCTTTTCCACAATCGTTACTTTGCGTTGCGCTTTGTAAGCGTGAACCGAGTCTCCAAGACGCACCACTACGTAATCCGTAACGTTCGGCTGATAGATAAAGCTATGGGGTTTCGAGGGGTCTTTTTTATCGTACAAAAAAGCGTAAACCTTACCCGTACGTATATTCTTAGGGTTAAACTCTCCTTTGGTTTTTTGGGTGATATTATGAATATCCACCGCTCCTATATTGTTCTCTTCTAATAGTTTACCAAAGGTATCACCCTGCTTAATCGTGTCTTTCACTATCGTGTAATCGTTCAGGTTGAAACCAAATTCATACACCGGAGGTTTAGGTGCCTCAACAGTAGCCGAAGCTGTTGCCTTCTCAGCATTAGGGGTATCATTACAAGCCGTGAATACCGAAAGCTGAAGTGCAAAAAATGAAAAATAAAGGACTTTCTTCATCATAAGTTTTCTGTTTCTGTTTTTACATTTTTTAGTTCACAAACACCAAGCCATTTAGGGCGCAAGTGTATCAAAAAATCTTACAAAGGTGCAAATAAAAAATGAACTACGCAAATAAAAAAACTAAAAAAACTGCATATACCTCCTTTAATTTATTCATAATTAATGTATTAAGCTGTATACCTCAATTTTTGCAAACTGCTTCTATGTCCTCTTTTTCAACACTTTTACCGCTACCCTTCGCCTTATCTTTTTCTTAAATCCTAGCCATACCCAAATGCCCTCTCCCCTACTCAGTACATTTTTCTACCCTACAAGCTATATAAGTAGTACATTTTTCCACCAAAACTCCATTTTACAAAATGCCTCCTCCCAAAAAAGCGCCATCTATCGTCCAACATTCGTTCAAGATTCGTTTAAGGTTCGTCCAAGCTACCTATACAATAGTAAATTTTTCTTTTTGAAAATCCTTATCCCTATTTCTCTTAAAAACTATCTGTGTGGCTCACTTTCCCGAGTCTCCCCGAGAGCTCCTAACCAGACTCTTCTTCATTTTCTCATTTTCTCATTTTCTCATTTCCAAATTTTCTCATTTTCCAAATTTGCTCATTTGCTAATTACCTCCTATCTTTGCCCCCATAAAACAAATTATTATGAAATATCTTTATACTCTCATTGCCCTACTAACAGCCACTAATGCCTTTGGGCAGAACATATTTTTGCTCAAAGAACTCTTTTTAAAAGGCAACGTAAAATCCGTGCGCGTTATCCCTTATCAAGTAAAAGAAAACAAGAAACACCGCATTCAAAAAACAGCTGTAAAGAAATTCTATTACGATGAAAATCTGTTTCTCTTAGCCAATGAGCAAGGATATGTTGTCCAACAAATTATGTTTGCCGACCGAAATGTGTTCAACCTTAAAACAGAAGTAACTTACGACGATAATAACCGAGAAACAAACTTAAAAGTATACGATGAAACCGATACTCTATTGCGTGAGTATACCCTTACTTATGACGATAAAGAGAAAAAAATGCAGAAAACTGTCTACTTTCCTAAAACAGGTAAGGAATATTTAGTACTTTCAAGTGATACAAACAAACGTAGTTACCCTACCTATGCTACTTATTACAACACCGATGAAAGTATCAAAAACTACTCTTCATATAAGTACGACAAGAAGGATAACCAACTCGAAACCAAAGTCTACAATCCCGATAAATCAGTAAAATACACCAAGAAGACAAAGTATAATAAAAACGGATTCGTTACCCACCAAATAACCAAATCCAACGAAAAGAATAAAAGCCTCGAAACAGTGTATACCTATAAAAAAGAGCCTTTTCCTACTGAAATGCTCTTAATTTTCGAAAAGAAGACCCATAATAAAGCAAAAAAAATAAACTATACCTTTTCTTATCAATACGATGAAAAAGGTAATTGGATAGAGAAGAAATGCTTTTCCGAAGGCAAATTAGTATATATCGTAGAAAGAGAAATCACATATTATTAGTAAATTAGCTTCATATTTAATTATTGGTATTATTGGCATTTCTGGTATTATTGGCATTATTAAAATTTTTATCGTATGAGCTTATTCTCTATTCTTATATTTCTTTTTTTCTTTTGGCTTTTTAGACAACTTTCCCAACAGCTACCCACCGAACAGCCCTTTCGCAACCCATTTCAGCAAAATATATCACCCGCTACATTCGAGCTGAATCTCCTCTCACTTTGTAGCCTAGTTATCAAAGCCAACGGACGTGTTACCCAAGCCGAATTAGATTTCGTGCGTTTGCAGTTTGTGCGTCTTTATGGTAAAGAACGCGCTAATGCCGTGTTTCGCAGTTTTAATGAACTAATAAAAGGACGCCAGATAGAAGCTCCCCGAGTAGCAATGTACGTACGAGCGCGTACTACCTACGAAACACGCTTGCAAATCCTCTATTTTCTCTTTGGTATTGCTCAAGCCGATGGAGTAGTAAGCCAAGACGAAGTACAACAAATAGAGCAAATAGCCTATTACTTCCAGATAGAAAAAAGTGATTTTATAAGTATCAAAGCAATGTTTGCTAACACTTATGGTAGTAATAGCTATACCCAAACTCCCAATGAAAATGCTTATGCTATTTTAGGTATAAGCCCCCAAGCTACTGATGCCGAAGTAAAACAAGCTTACAGAAATATGGCAAAAAAATATCACCCCGATAGAGTGATTACAGAAGATGAAGCCATAAAAAAAGGCGCCGAAGAAAAGTTCAAACAAGTACAACAAGCCTATGAACAAATCGCACGCCAAAGAGGAATGAACTAACTAAATAGCTTACCCTTATAAACAAAAAAGTGGCAAGCTACCTACATCGCACCGCTACAACCGAATACCTTTGCTGTGTTCCCACCCTGGAGGATTTTTCAGGAG is from Capnocytophaga ochracea DSM 7271 and encodes:
- a CDS encoding M23 family metallopeptidase, producing the protein MMKKVLYFSFFALQLSVFTACNDTPNAEKATASATVEAPKPPVYEFGFNLNDYTIVKDTIKQGDTFGKLLEENNIGAVDIHNITQKTKGEFNPKNIRTGKVYAFLYDKKDPSKPHSFIYQPNVTDYVVVRLGDSVHAYKAQRKVTIVEKALAGNINSNLTVDALAAGISANATYQMGQIFDYTIDFFRLQKGDNFKIIYEERYVDDTIFAGVERVKAAYFEWQGKPYYAFNFTTDSAKGTNGYYDEKGNMMKRMFLKSPLDIFRITSKFGMRFHPVLHRMKGHFGTDYAAPTGTPIRVTASGTVIEAGYSSGNGNYVKVRHNNMYTTQYLHMSRILARRGQHVSQGQVIGLVGSTGLATGPHVCYRFWKNGRQVDPLREKLPESVPIDARLKAKYLKEIAPLKEQLDALKATPIEMEEEVTNVQKQTVS
- the dcm gene encoding DNA cytosine methyltransferase, translating into MGKSVKFIDLFAGVGGFRYALQNIGAECVFSSEWDKFAQQTYKLNYGEVPFGDITLQETKDNIPNEFDILCAGFPCQAFSIAGYQKGFEDIRGTLFFEIEEIVRKHRPKVIFLENVKNLVSHDKGKTFKVITNILEEKLGYKIFYKVLNTMEYANIPQNRERIFIVAFDPKQVPNYKEFQFPEKIKLTKTIHSFLEKGKQNDYFYYQLSHKYSPELIKIVTRKDTIYQWRRVYVRENKNNVCPTLTANMGTGGHNVPIIKDNFGIRKLTPRECFNFQGYPKGFILSKEIAISKLYMQAGNSVTMPLIQRVSEQILKVL
- a CDS encoding molecular chaperone DjiA, which encodes MSLFSILIFLFFFWLFRQLSQQLPTEQPFRNPFQQNISPATFELNLLSLCSLVIKANGRVTQAELDFVRLQFVRLYGKERANAVFRSFNELIKGRQIEAPRVAMYVRARTTYETRLQILYFLFGIAQADGVVSQDEVQQIEQIAYYFQIEKSDFISIKAMFANTYGSNSYTQTPNENAYAILGISPQATDAEVKQAYRNMAKKYHPDRVITEDEAIKKGAEEKFKQVQQAYEQIARQRGMN